The following coding sequences lie in one Fusarium poae strain DAOMC 252244 chromosome 1, whole genome shotgun sequence genomic window:
- a CDS encoding hypothetical protein (TransMembrane:2 (i350-372o392-417i)), protein MDEIYHKIAEFNTRRLKHSRDILSFNYSELWCNDATGIVDYHEGIVTVPETALWLATETRKGTTGPESLILRFVWPKFILEENRVELPEDAKDQILEKFGLGLAYSYFSSCVAGVVAFPEVVKPDTTQRAYSFCYAPKLASIWSCTSFKSPASRPRVTCGMILAGDKEQEGLKTLLKSKSKWQLNTASHALFPAFLFSFMFHGEIEITQNNMKPGIQEIEARTGYSDFKTKRKHIAAGELGPLSAKMSGFAVRLASTERKDKTVQKLLEFTQEQLRLGGSTTPVADGLMEHHVGVLQRRLAMQAMDREYTLKRVQIQIDVLNNLISENYSLSNSIISISTLRDAASMKTLAFVTMFFLPGSFISALFSTDLFDWDNAEGHGIGIPATPQFRLYWAITIPLTLVTFILYFIWAEFSSFDRSQRRERKRWGFPRTDSMEAEEQTRSALQVLKDQRERMSEAYAMAKKRQFVFGRGEKNESVDGQ, encoded by the exons ATGGATGAGATATACCACAAGATCGCCGAGTTCAACACTCGACGTCTTAAACACTCTCGCGACATCCTATCCTTCAATTACAGCGAACTCTGGTGCAATGATGCCACTGGAATTGTTGACTACCATGAAGGGATCGTCACTGTACCCGAGACCGCGTTATGGCTGGCCACAGAAACAAGAAAAGGAACAACAGGCCCTGAATCACTAATTCTTCGATTTGTCTGGCCTAAATTTATTCTTGAAGAAAATCGTGttgagctaccagaagatgCCAAGGATCAAATACTAGAAAAGTTCGGCCTTGGCCTCGCCTACAGCTACTTCTCAAGCTGCGTTGCTGGTGTGGTTGCGTTTCCTGAAGTCGTCAAGCCTGATACCACCCAACGAGCTTACAGTTTCTGTTACGCGCCCAAACTTGCGTCTATATGGTCATGTACCTCTTTTAAATCACCAGCTTCACGCCCTCGTGTCACTTGTGGTATGATTCTAGCCGGTGACAAGGAGCAGGAAGGCTTGAAGACGCTTctcaagagcaagagcaaATGGCAGCTCAATACTGCAAGCCACGCACTATTCCCTGCGTTCCTGTTTTCGTTTATGTTTCATGGAGAAATCGAGATAACGCAGAACAATATGAAGCCGGGCATTCAGGAGATAGAGGCACGGACAGGATACTCTGATTTCAAGACAAAGCGAAAACATATCGCAGCAGGTGAGCTGGGCCCGCTCAGTGCGAAGATGAGTGGCTTTGCCGTCCGTTTGGCAAGTACAGAAAGGAAAGATAAGACGGTGCAGAAACTGCTCGAATTTACTCAGGAACAACTGCGTTTGGGGGGAAGTACAACGCCTGTGGCAGATGGACTTATGGAGCATCACGTCGGGGTTCTCCAGAGGCGGCTCGCTATGCAGGCTATGGACCGCGAATACACGTTGAAAAGAGTTCAGATCCAGATCGATGTG CTGAACAACTTGATATCGGAAAACTACAGTCTATCCAACTCCATCATTTCAATATCTACTCTTCGTGATGCTGCTTCCATGAAGACATTGGCTTTTGTTACCatgttcttcttgccagGCAGCTTCATCTCTGCACTCTTCTCGACTGACCTGTTTGACTGGGACAACGCCGAGGGACACGGCATTGGGATTCCGGCTACACCACAATTTAGGCTATACTGGGCTATCACGATTCCATTGACACTTGTCACGTTTATTCTCTATTTTATATGGGCCGAGTTTTCGAGCTTTGACCGTAGCCAGAGGAGGGAGCGCAAGAGATGGGGGTTTCCCAGGACTGATAGCATGGAAGCCGAAGAGCAAACAAGGTCTGCGTTGCAAGTATTGAAAGACCAGCGAGAGCGCATGAGTGAGGCGTATGCCATGGCCAAGAAAAGACAATTTGTTTTTGGGCGAGGCGAGAAAAACGAGTCGGTTGATGGGCAATGA